The following coding sequences are from one Patescibacteria group bacterium window:
- the rplT gene encoding 50S ribosomal protein L20, protein MPRTKTGTVRRKRHKKILKETKGYKGTRSRLFKRAHEAYLRAGEHAFAGRKLRKRDMRKLWIQRINAALNEFNLPYSRFINLLKKKNIDLNRKMLAELAIRDPEAFKKIVETVTT, encoded by the coding sequence ATGCCTAGAACTAAGACCGGCACTGTCCGCCGAAAAAGACACAAAAAAATACTGAAAGAAACCAAAGGGTACAAAGGTACCAGGTCAAGGCTATTCAAAAGAGCACACGAAGCTTATCTTAGAGCTGGAGAGCACGCCTTTGCTGGAAGGAAATTAAGAAAAAGGGATATGCGCAAGCTGTGGATTCAAAGAATTAACGCGGCACTCAACGAGTTTAATCTCCCCTACAGTCGCTTCATAAACCTTCTTAAGAAAAAAAATATTGATCTTAACAGAAAAATGCTAGCAGAATTAGCTATCCGAGATCCGGAAGCATTTAAAAAAATAGTAGAAACAGTTACCACCTAA